The sequence below is a genomic window from Candidatus Acetothermia bacterium.
CGGCGCGAGAGGAGGGACTCCTATTTTGACGGGCAACTTCCTGGAGCAACTCGCAAACGAGGTCATCGACATCCGTCGCGTGGGCAAGGTCACCAAGGGCGGCAAAAGGCTGCGGTTCCGGGTGGTGGTGGTGGTCGGGGACGGCGCCGGGCACGTCGGGGTCGGGGTGGGGAAGTCGGTGGAGATCCCCCAGGCGGTGCAGCAGGCGATCCGCGATGCGGCCAAGCGCATGCTGGAAGTGCCCGTGCAGAACGGGACCATCCCCCATGAGGTGATCGGCGAATTCGGCGCAGCCAAGGTGCTTCTGCGGCCGGCTTATCCGGGCACCGGGGTCATCGCCGGGCGCACGGTAGGCGCGGTGTGCCGCTTGGTCGGCATCCGGGACGTGCTCACCAAGGCCCTCAAGTCCACGAACCCCCTCAATCTGGCCCGGGCTACGTTGGACGGGCTGGCCCAACTGGAGAGCGCGGAGATGGTGGCCGCCCGGCGGGGGAAGAAGCTCGAGGAGATCGTGGAGGCAAGCGATGCTTGACGTAGATAACCCGCGCCCCGCTCCGGGGAGCAAGCGCCGGCGAAAACGGGTCGGCCGCGGCTACAGCTCCGGCCACGGCGGGCACGAATCGGGCCGGGGCACGAAGGGGCAGAAGTCCCGGTCGGGGGTGACCGTGCGGCCGGCGTTTGAGGGCGGGCAAACCCCGTTCTGGATGCGTTTCCCGAAGCGGGGGTTCAGGAACCCTACCCGGGTGGAGTACGCGGTGGTCAACATCGACGACCTCGACGCCCACTTCTCGGCACAAGACGAGGTGACCCCCGAAGCCCTCGTTGCCCGGGGCCTGGTCAAGGATCTCCGATGTGGGATCAAGGTCCTCGGAAGGGGGGAGCTCACCAAGGCGCTCGTGGTGAAGGCGCACCGGTTCAGCCGGGCGGCGCGGGATAAGATCCTCGCCGCGGGGGGCCAGGCGGAGGAGGTCTAGCGTGCTCGGCCGTATCCAGCAGGTGTTCGCGATCGAGGAGCTGCGGAAGCGCATCCTGTACACGCTGGGGATGCTCCTCGTGTTTCGGCTTGGCGTGCACATCCCGGTGCCGGGGGTGGACACGAAGCAGCTCGGCGAGGTGTTGTCGGGCGCGTTCGGGGCCGGCCTTTTCCAGTTCATCAACCTGTTCACCGGCGGGGCACTGCAGCAGTTTTCCCTGTTCGCCCTGGGCGTGATCCCTTACATCAACGCCTCGATCATCCTGTCCCTCCTCATCCCGGTGTTCCCGCGCCTCAAGAAGCTCCAGGAGGAGGGCCGTGAGGGGCGACGGAAACTCACCCAGTACACGCGGTGGGGCACGGTGGCGTTGGCGCTCGTGGAGGCGTACGCCATGAGCTTCCTCGTGATCCGTTATGGTCTGGCCCAACCAACGGCCGGGTTCTTCCTGACCTCGATCATCACCCTCACCGCCGGGTCCATCTTCCTGATGTGGGTAGGGGAACGGATCACGGAGAATGGCGTTGGGAACGGTATTTCCATGCTAATCCTCGCCGGGATCGTCGCCCGGCTTCCGGCGGAGATCCAACAGACGTATCTCGAGATCTCGGCCGGGACGGTGCACCCGATGTGGGCGCTTGTCCTGATCGTAGTGTTCGTGGCGGTCATTGCTTTGACGGTGATCGTCCAACAGGGGCAACGCAAGATCACGATCCAGTACGCGAAGCGCACCGCCGGCCGGCGCGTGTACGGCGGACACACCACCCATCTGCCGCTACGGGTGAACCAAGGGGGCGTGATCCCCATCATCTTCGCCTCGGCGATCTTGACCCTGCCGAGTTCGATCGCCACCTGGATCCCGAACCTGCAGTGGCTCCAGAACTACGTGGCCCCGGGAAGCCTCCCCTACCTGCTCGCGTACGTGACCCTGATCATATTCTTCACCTACTTCTATTCGACGCTGGTGTTCGACCCCAACGAAATCAGCAAGAACCTGCGTGAGGCGGGCGGGTTCGTCCCCGGGGTTCGCCCGGGAGCACCCACGGCCGAGTACCTGTCGGACGTGACCAGGCGCCTTCTCCTGGTGGGGGCGCTGTTCCTCGCGGGGATCGCCGTGCTCCCCTACATCTTCCAGGCGCTGTCCGGGATCCGCTCGTTCTGGATCGGCGGCACGTCGCTCCTAATCCTGGTCGGGGTGGGCATCGACACGATCATGCAGATCGAGGCGCACCTGGTGATGCGCCAGTACGAGTCGCTCGTGAAGGGAGCGGCGTTCCTCGGGAGGAGGGGCCGGTGAGGAACGTGGTCCTCTTAGGGCCCCCCGGGGCGGGGAAGGGGACGCTCGCCGCCCGCTTGAGCCAGGAGCTCGGGCTCCTCCATCTCTCTACCGGCGACGTGTTGCGGGACGAGGTGGCCCGGGGCACGGAACTGGGGCGGCTTGCTCAAGGGTACATGTCCCGCGGTGAGCTCGTCCCGGACGAGGTCATCCTGGCCATGGTCCGGGAGCGGGTGGATGGCCGGCGCGGGGTCCTGTTCGACGGATTCCCCCGCACCCTGGCCCAGGCCAAGGGGCTCGCCGCGTTCGCCCCGGTGGACGTGGTGGTGTTCCTGGCCATCGCCAAGGACGAGGTGGTGCGGAGGCTATCGAGCCGCCGGGTCTGCGCGAGCTGCGGGGCGGTGTACAACCTGATCACCCAGCCGCCCCAGGTGGCGGGGCGGTGCGACCGCTGTGGGGGGGACCTCGTGCAGCGGCCGGACGACCGTCCGGACGTGATCGCCCGCAGGTTCGAGGTCTACGAGCGCGACTCCGCTCCGCTCGTGGACCATTACGCGCGGCAAGGGCTGCTGGTCCGGGTGGATGCCGGGCGCCCGCCCGAGGCCGTGTTCGCCGACGTGCTCGCGAAGATTCAAGGATGATCGCCCTGAAGACGGAGCGGGAACTGGCTCTGGTGGAGGAGAATGCCCAGCTCCTGGCGGAGATCCTGGTGGAGGTGGCGCTGCGGGTGGAGCCGGGGGTCACCACCGGAGAGTTGAACCGGCTGGCGGAGCGGCGGATTCGGGCTGCCGGGGCGGAGCCGGCGTTCATCGGGCGTGTGGACCTGGAGACCGGGCGCAGGTATCCGGCCGCCCTCTGCGCCTCGGTGAACGAAGAGATCGTGCACGGGATCCCCTCTGACCGGCGGGTGCTTGAGGAAGGGGACGTGATCTCGCTCGACCTGGGCCTGCGGCGGGCCGGGTACTACGCGGACGCCGCGGTGACGGTGGGGGTTGGGCGGATTTCGCCGGACGCGGAGCGGCTGCTTGATGTGGCTCGAGGGGCCTTGCAGGCCGCGATTCGGGCGGCTACACTTGGAAACCGAGTTTCGGATTTGTCTCGAGCCATCGAGGAGCACGTGCACCGCCATGGCTTTTATGTAGTGCGGGAGTACGTTGGGCATGGGATCGGGCAGAAGTTGTGGGAAGACCCACAGATCCCGAACTTCGTCGCTTCAGGCGGGGGAGCGGTGCTCCGAAAGGGGATGGTGTTGTGTCCGGAGCCGATGGTCAAAGGGGACGACCTCCCGGTGCGGAAGCTGGACGACGGGTGGACGGTGGTGACGGCCAGCGGTTCCTGGGCCGCCCACTGCGAGGAGATGGTGGCGGTCACCGCCGACGGCCCGAGGGTATTGACGGGAGGGATTTGGGAGGCGATTTGGCGAAGAAGGACGTGATCCGCGCCCGGGGCGAAGTGCTCGAGGTGTTGCCCGACTCCATGTACCGGGTGCGGTTGGACAACGGGCACGAGTCGTTGTGCGTGACCTCGGGACGGATGCGCAAGCACTTCATCCGGGTGGTGGTCGGAGATCGGGTGGTGGTGGAGTTTTCCCCGTACGACCTCACCCGAGGACGGATCGTGTATCGGGAGACGTAAGGAGGCGAGGATGAAGATCCGCAGCTCGGTGAAGAGGATATGCGACAAGTGCCGGGTCATCCGTCGCCACGGCCGCCTGTGGGTTGTGTGCCGCAACCCGAAGCACAAGCAACGGCAAGGGTAGGTGTATGGCGAGGATAGCAGGGATTAACCTTCCGGCGAAGAAGAGGATCGAGGTGGCGCTGACCTACATTTACGGTATCGGGCCATCTCGAGCGCGACAGATCCTGCAGCGCACGCGGGTCGACCCGAACACCAAGGTCATGGACCTCACCGAGCAGGAGGTCACCGCCTTGCGCCGCGAGGTCGAGGCCTGCGTGGTGGAGGGCGATCTGCGGCGCCAGGTGCGTAACGATATTCAGCGCCTGATCGACATCGGGTGCTACCGGGGCATTCGACACAAGGTCGGCCTCCCGGTGCGGGGCCAGAAGACCCAGTCCAACGCCCGCACCTGGAAGGGGCCGCGGCCGGCCAAAGCGGGCAAGAGGAAATAACCGTGCCCAGGACACGCACAACGACGCGGAAGAAGAAGACGATCCGGTTGGACCGGGCGCGGGTCCATATCCACTCCACGTTCAACAACACGATCATTACGCTGACCGAACCCAACGGCAACGCCATCGGCTGGCAGTCGGGTGGTACCGCGGGTTTCTCCGGTTCTCGGAAGGGGACCCCGTACGCGGCGCAGCTCGCCGCCCAAGCCCTGGCGCGGGACATGAAGGACTACGGGATCCGCTCAGTGGTGGTGACCGTGAGCGGCACCGGGCCGGGGCGCCAAGCGGTGGTCCAGACGTTGCG
It includes:
- the infA gene encoding translation initiation factor IF-1, producing the protein MAKKDVIRARGEVLEVLPDSMYRVRLDNGHESLCVTSGRMRKHFIRVVVGDRVVVEFSPYDLTRGRIVYRET
- a CDS encoding adenylate kinase, whose amino-acid sequence is MRNVVLLGPPGAGKGTLAARLSQELGLLHLSTGDVLRDEVARGTELGRLAQGYMSRGELVPDEVILAMVRERVDGRRGVLFDGFPRTLAQAKGLAAFAPVDVVVFLAIAKDEVVRRLSSRRVCASCGAVYNLITQPPQVAGRCDRCGGDLVQRPDDRPDVIARRFEVYERDSAPLVDHYARQGLLVRVDAGRPPEAVFADVLAKIQG
- the rpsE gene encoding 30S ribosomal protein S5, whose translation is MTGNFLEQLANEVIDIRRVGKVTKGGKRLRFRVVVVVGDGAGHVGVGVGKSVEIPQAVQQAIRDAAKRMLEVPVQNGTIPHEVIGEFGAAKVLLRPAYPGTGVIAGRTVGAVCRLVGIRDVLTKALKSTNPLNLARATLDGLAQLESAEMVAARRGKKLEEIVEASDA
- the rplO gene encoding 50S ribosomal protein L15 codes for the protein MLDVDNPRPAPGSKRRRKRVGRGYSSGHGGHESGRGTKGQKSRSGVTVRPAFEGGQTPFWMRFPKRGFRNPTRVEYAVVNIDDLDAHFSAQDEVTPEALVARGLVKDLRCGIKVLGRGELTKALVVKAHRFSRAARDKILAAGGQAEEV
- the rpsK gene encoding 30S ribosomal protein S11; this translates as MPRTRTTTRKKKTIRLDRARVHIHSTFNNTIITLTEPNGNAIGWQSGGTAGFSGSRKGTPYAAQLAAQALARDMKDYGIRSVVVTVSGTGPGRQAVVQTLRSSGIQVEEVKNVTPVSHS
- the rpsM gene encoding 30S ribosomal protein S13, whose product is MARIAGINLPAKKRIEVALTYIYGIGPSRARQILQRTRVDPNTKVMDLTEQEVTALRREVEACVVEGDLRRQVRNDIQRLIDIGCYRGIRHKVGLPVRGQKTQSNARTWKGPRPAKAGKRK
- the map gene encoding type I methionyl aminopeptidase, which translates into the protein MIALKTERELALVEENAQLLAEILVEVALRVEPGVTTGELNRLAERRIRAAGAEPAFIGRVDLETGRRYPAALCASVNEEIVHGIPSDRRVLEEGDVISLDLGLRRAGYYADAAVTVGVGRISPDAERLLDVARGALQAAIRAATLGNRVSDLSRAIEEHVHRHGFYVVREYVGHGIGQKLWEDPQIPNFVASGGGAVLRKGMVLCPEPMVKGDDLPVRKLDDGWTVVTASGSWAAHCEEMVAVTADGPRVLTGGIWEAIWRRRT
- the rpmJ gene encoding 50S ribosomal protein L36, producing MKIRSSVKRICDKCRVIRRHGRLWVVCRNPKHKQRQG
- the secY gene encoding preprotein translocase subunit SecY gives rise to the protein MLGRIQQVFAIEELRKRILYTLGMLLVFRLGVHIPVPGVDTKQLGEVLSGAFGAGLFQFINLFTGGALQQFSLFALGVIPYINASIILSLLIPVFPRLKKLQEEGREGRRKLTQYTRWGTVALALVEAYAMSFLVIRYGLAQPTAGFFLTSIITLTAGSIFLMWVGERITENGVGNGISMLILAGIVARLPAEIQQTYLEISAGTVHPMWALVLIVVFVAVIALTVIVQQGQRKITIQYAKRTAGRRVYGGHTTHLPLRVNQGGVIPIIFASAILTLPSSIATWIPNLQWLQNYVAPGSLPYLLAYVTLIIFFTYFYSTLVFDPNEISKNLREAGGFVPGVRPGAPTAEYLSDVTRRLLLVGALFLAGIAVLPYIFQALSGIRSFWIGGTSLLILVGVGIDTIMQIEAHLVMRQYESLVKGAAFLGRRGR